In Pseudomonas sp. MTM4, one genomic interval encodes:
- the nosR gene encoding transcriptional regulator NosR — protein sequence MVCSFTLQAKEYEAEQQRIELFFPKVTQISEPEGDYQVRTLTDGVGTVYGYAFQSIHVTDMPAYSGKPLNMQVLLDREGAIVDAYVLEHHEPILLIGIPEQKLHDFTAKYAGIKADQRVVVGRSSDKSAVTVDAVTGATVTVMVVNEIVMRSAHEVAASLGLVKSNLDARQKPAIVREDVYQPATWAELTGNGAIRRLHLTNGDINQAFKGTKAEGIDEAPAEEVDDTFIDLYAAHLNPPTIGRNLLGDNQYRFLMEDLKPGEHAIAVLGSGEYSFKGSGYVRGGIFDRVQVRQFGNILSFRDMDYQRLNDVFAEGIPDFKEMAIFILRENTGFDPGTPWTLELLVRRQTGPVDGIFTSFELPYQIPEAYIERPQPTAEELAAIEEANRPMWVNIWYQKSFQIGVILVALALLTVILFMQDTFARYPHFLRMLRHGYLIFTVVFIGWYALGQLSVVNVLTFVHALVQDFRWELFLTDPVIFILWTFTAASLLLWGRGVFCGWLCPFGALQELINEAARKLKIPQYDVPFTVHERLWAIKYIVLLVLFGISLESMTMAEKAAEVEPFKTAITLKFDRQWWFVAYAVFLLVINIFTRKVFCRYVCPLGAGLAITGRFRLFDWLKRRKECGNPCQLCANECEVQAIHPDGHINHNECHYCLDCQMTYFNDDKCPPLIAKNKRSKRDKKAPAGPQLIPVQVVEP from the coding sequence ATGGTCTGCAGCTTCACGCTGCAAGCCAAAGAGTATGAAGCCGAGCAACAGCGCATCGAGCTGTTTTTCCCGAAGGTAACCCAGATTTCCGAGCCCGAAGGCGACTATCAGGTCCGTACGCTCACCGACGGCGTCGGCACTGTCTACGGTTACGCCTTCCAGAGCATCCACGTCACCGACATGCCGGCGTATTCCGGCAAGCCGCTGAACATGCAGGTGCTGCTCGACCGCGAAGGCGCCATCGTCGACGCCTATGTGCTGGAGCATCACGAACCCATCCTGCTGATTGGCATTCCCGAGCAGAAACTGCATGACTTCACCGCGAAATATGCCGGCATCAAGGCCGATCAGCGTGTGGTGGTGGGACGCTCCAGCGACAAGAGCGCAGTGACCGTCGATGCCGTGACGGGCGCCACCGTGACCGTGATGGTGGTCAACGAAATCGTCATGCGCTCCGCCCATGAAGTGGCGGCGTCTCTCGGTCTGGTCAAGAGCAACCTCGACGCCCGGCAGAAGCCGGCCATCGTCCGCGAAGACGTTTACCAGCCCGCCACCTGGGCGGAGCTGACCGGCAACGGCGCGATTCGTCGGTTGCATCTGACCAATGGCGATATCAATCAGGCGTTCAAAGGCACCAAGGCCGAAGGCATCGACGAGGCGCCCGCCGAGGAAGTCGACGATACCTTCATCGACCTCTACGCCGCCCACCTGAACCCGCCGACCATCGGCCGCAACCTGCTGGGCGACAATCAGTACCGCTTTCTGATGGAAGATCTCAAGCCGGGCGAACACGCCATCGCCGTGCTCGGCAGCGGCGAATACTCGTTCAAGGGCTCGGGTTACGTGCGCGGCGGCATTTTCGATCGGGTGCAGGTGCGCCAGTTCGGCAACATCCTCAGCTTCCGTGATATGGACTATCAGCGGCTCAACGACGTGTTCGCTGAAGGCATTCCGGACTTCAAGGAAATGGCGATCTTCATCCTCCGCGAAAATACCGGCTTCGATCCGGGCACACCGTGGACGCTGGAGCTGCTGGTGCGCCGCCAGACCGGCCCGGTGGATGGCATCTTCACCAGTTTCGAGCTGCCCTATCAGATTCCCGAAGCCTACATCGAGCGCCCGCAGCCGACTGCCGAGGAGCTGGCCGCCATCGAGGAAGCCAACCGGCCGATGTGGGTCAACATCTGGTACCAGAAGAGTTTCCAGATCGGCGTGATCCTGGTCGCGCTGGCGCTGCTGACGGTCATCCTGTTCATGCAGGACACCTTCGCTCGTTACCCGCACTTCCTGCGCATGCTGCGCCATGGCTATCTGATCTTCACCGTGGTGTTCATCGGCTGGTATGCCCTGGGGCAGCTGTCGGTGGTCAATGTGCTGACCTTCGTCCACGCGCTGGTGCAGGACTTCCGCTGGGAGCTGTTCCTGACCGACCCGGTGATCTTCATTCTCTGGACGTTCACCGCCGCAAGTTTGCTGCTTTGGGGGCGCGGCGTGTTCTGCGGCTGGCTGTGCCCCTTCGGCGCGCTGCAGGAGTTGATCAACGAGGCCGCGCGCAAGCTGAAGATTCCGCAGTACGACGTGCCCTTCACCGTTCACGAGCGGCTCTGGGCGATCAAATACATCGTGCTACTGGTGCTGTTCGGCATCTCGCTGGAATCCATGACGATGGCCGAGAAGGCCGCCGAGGTGGAGCCATTCAAGACTGCAATCACACTGAAGTTCGACCGCCAGTGGTGGTTCGTCGCCTACGCCGTGTTCCTGCTGGTGATCAACATTTTCACCCGCAAGGTCTTCTGCCGTTACGTCTGCCCGCTGGGCGCGGGGCTGGCGATCACCGGGCGCTTCCGTCTGTTCGACTGGCTCAAGCGGCGCAAGGAGTGCGGCAACCCGTGCCAGCTCTGCGCCAACGAATGCGAAGTGCAGGCGATCCATCCAGATGGGCATATCAATCACAACGAATGCCACTACTGCCTGGATTGCCAGATGACCTACTTCAATGACGACAAGTGTCCGCCGCTGATCGCCAAGAACAAGCGCTCCAAGCGCGACAAGAAAGCGCCGGCCGGGCCGCAGCTGATCCCCGTGCAAGTCGTGGAACCCTGA
- a CDS encoding acyl-CoA dehydrogenase family protein: MNFAYSPRAEALRQQLRAFMDQYIVPRIGAWHEEVAAGQYPVSFMEDLKALARSEGLWNLFLPSLREDEPGMGLSNLEYAPLAEIMGRVQWAAEVFNCNAPDTGNMELLHLFASPEQRERWLKPLLEGEIRSAFAMTEPDVPSSDATNIQTLIRRDGDDYVINGRKWFITNASHPNCKLLIVMGKTDPDAQTHHQQSMILVPFDTPGVELVRNIPVMNHIAPEGHSELLLRNVRVPARNLLGKEGDGFMMAQARLGPGRIHHCMRSIGMAELALELMVERAQERKAFGKYLQQYSNVADWIAESRIEIEQARLLVLKTAWMIDEVGAKAARKEISMIKALVPRMHTRVVDRAIQVYGAMGLTPDTPLADMWTGGRALRFADGPDQVHLRSIAKMEIKASEATRGATAAYLTPPGRA; the protein is encoded by the coding sequence ATGAACTTCGCCTACAGCCCGCGTGCGGAGGCGCTGCGCCAGCAGCTGCGCGCCTTCATGGACCAGTACATCGTGCCGCGCATAGGTGCCTGGCACGAGGAGGTCGCGGCGGGACAATATCCGGTTTCGTTCATGGAGGATCTCAAGGCGCTAGCCCGTTCCGAGGGACTGTGGAACCTGTTCCTGCCGTCGCTGCGCGAGGACGAGCCGGGCATGGGCCTGAGCAACCTCGAATACGCGCCGCTGGCGGAAATCATGGGGCGCGTGCAGTGGGCCGCGGAAGTGTTCAATTGCAACGCGCCGGACACCGGCAACATGGAGCTGCTGCACCTGTTCGCCAGTCCTGAGCAGCGTGAGCGATGGCTCAAGCCTTTGCTCGAAGGCGAGATTCGTTCGGCCTTCGCCATGACCGAGCCGGACGTGCCGTCGTCGGATGCCACCAACATCCAGACGCTGATCCGCCGCGATGGCGACGACTACGTCATCAACGGCCGCAAGTGGTTCATCACCAACGCCTCGCATCCCAACTGCAAGCTGTTGATCGTGATGGGCAAGACCGATCCCGATGCGCAAACGCATCACCAGCAGAGCATGATTCTCGTGCCGTTCGACACGCCCGGCGTCGAGCTGGTGCGCAACATTCCGGTGATGAATCACATCGCCCCCGAGGGCCACAGCGAGCTGCTGTTAAGGAACGTTCGGGTGCCGGCGCGCAACCTGCTGGGCAAAGAGGGCGACGGCTTCATGATGGCCCAGGCGCGCCTCGGGCCGGGTCGCATCCACCACTGCATGCGATCGATCGGCATGGCCGAGCTGGCGCTGGAGCTAATGGTCGAGCGCGCTCAGGAGCGCAAGGCCTTCGGCAAATATCTGCAGCAGTATTCCAATGTTGCCGACTGGATCGCCGAGTCGCGCATCGAGATCGAACAGGCGCGGCTGCTGGTGCTGAAGACCGCCTGGATGATCGACGAAGTGGGCGCCAAGGCCGCACGCAAGGAAATCTCCATGATCAAGGCGCTGGTGCCGCGCATGCACACCCGCGTCGTCGATCGCGCCATCCAGGTTTACGGCGCCATGGGCCTGACCCCGGATACCCCGCTGGCGGACATGTGGACCGGTGGCCGCGCGCTGCGCTTCGCCGACGGCCCGGATCAGGTGCACTTGCGCAGCATCGCGAAGATGGAGATCAAGGCCAGCGAAGCCACCCGAGGCGCCACCGCCGCCTATCTCACGCCGCCTGGCCGAGCTTGA